A single region of the Oenococcus kitaharae DSM 17330 genome encodes:
- a CDS encoding TetR/AcrR family transcriptional regulator: MAEKRRRGQELEKDIFITARKIINEDGFRALTFERVAQQAATSKPVIYRRWKTPFELALAALQDQIRRENNGKVDEVTLSGSDLREDLFQVMKRFLVSVDVIGKSLIREILTEPDMYTDSLPGIIGENSDIDIHAIDRVLQRAANRGEPVKQNLSRTLKLLPFDWLRYRVFVRENTDQAALELLIDEIILPIYLEHE; this comes from the coding sequence ATGGCTGAAAAAAGACGACGCGGGCAGGAACTAGAAAAAGATATATTTATTACCGCACGAAAAATTATTAATGAAGATGGATTTCGGGCTTTAACATTTGAGCGAGTCGCTCAGCAGGCTGCAACCAGCAAACCGGTTATTTATCGTCGCTGGAAGACACCTTTTGAACTGGCTTTAGCCGCACTCCAAGACCAAATTCGCCGGGAAAACAACGGTAAAGTGGATGAAGTAACCCTTAGCGGCAGCGATCTGCGCGAAGATCTTTTCCAAGTGATGAAGCGTTTTTTGGTTAGTGTGGATGTCATTGGCAAAAGCCTGATCAGAGAAATTCTGACCGAGCCCGATATGTATACCGATTCTCTTCCTGGGATCATCGGCGAAAATTCCGACATTGATATTCATGCGATTGACCGTGTTTTGCAACGAGCAGCTAATCGTGGAGAACCCGTCAAACAAAATCTATCAAGAACACTGAAATTGCTTCCTTTTGATTGGCTGCGCTATCGCGTCTTTGTTAGAGAAAATACCGATCAAGCCGCACTAGAACTGCTCATCGATGAGATTATTCTACCGATTTATTTAGAACATGAGTGA
- a CDS encoding MDR family MFS transporter: MQKRENTISKSTMVTAWILVLGAIAPLLDSTMVNIAIHSLVKNLNSSISTIQWTITGYVLATGIAVPFSSWLLNKFDGKFVFVSGEILFVLGSILSALAGNAQFLIGARLVQGFAGGIIMPLLTTLLVQTAGQKVMGQMMATVGLPIILGPLVGPVIGGVIIRYLSWQWIFWVNVPVALIAIILILLKMPNYPAQNKSAKMDFVGIFFIAAATTSIIYAIVRAARDASFLNQSTLWFMGLGLILLLLYLAWAFRLKEKAVLPLSLFKYRSFNGSVLGLLIAGTVLNGAMLVLPLFFQNIRGMSVMAAGLALIPQGIGMLVSRTLTGRLTDKIGAKYVVLASLVVTFAGTIPFYWIDGQTPYWLIAFVLLIRGIGAGGILMPLMADSYTGMEGRFIPAASIGSRTIQNIGSAFGSAIVTTLMTAYSHTQIKQFKVNLANGHFQMKPLKMHQFILQHLDLIQAHSFQYAFLCIAIAALLIALPCILLTNRMKSDK, from the coding sequence ATGCAGAAAAGAGAAAATACCATTTCCAAATCCACGATGGTAACTGCTTGGATTTTGGTTTTGGGAGCGATTGCACCTTTATTAGATTCGACAATGGTGAATATCGCAATTCATAGCCTGGTTAAAAATTTGAACAGCTCAATTTCAACCATACAGTGGACTATTACAGGTTATGTGTTAGCGACAGGAATAGCTGTCCCTTTTTCCAGCTGGTTGTTAAACAAATTTGATGGCAAATTTGTTTTTGTATCCGGTGAAATACTATTTGTCCTGGGTTCTATTCTTTCAGCTTTAGCTGGCAACGCACAATTTTTAATTGGCGCGCGCTTAGTGCAAGGATTTGCTGGCGGCATTATCATGCCTTTATTGACGACTTTACTGGTTCAAACGGCTGGTCAAAAAGTTATGGGGCAAATGATGGCAACTGTTGGGCTGCCGATTATTCTAGGGCCTTTGGTGGGGCCGGTAATTGGCGGCGTCATTATTCGATATTTATCTTGGCAGTGGATTTTTTGGGTTAATGTCCCTGTAGCACTGATTGCGATCATTTTGATTCTGTTAAAAATGCCGAATTACCCGGCACAAAATAAATCGGCCAAAATGGATTTTGTCGGTATATTTTTCATTGCTGCAGCGACAACGAGTATTATTTATGCGATTGTGCGTGCAGCACGAGATGCCAGTTTCTTAAATCAAAGCACGCTCTGGTTCATGGGCTTGGGCCTGATTTTATTGCTTTTGTACTTAGCTTGGGCCTTTCGGCTCAAAGAAAAAGCTGTTTTGCCTCTCAGTTTATTTAAATATCGTTCGTTTAATGGATCGGTGCTTGGGTTATTAATTGCTGGCACTGTTTTAAATGGCGCTATGCTGGTATTACCTTTGTTTTTTCAAAACATCCGCGGTATGAGCGTGATGGCAGCCGGGCTGGCTCTGATTCCACAAGGCATTGGTATGCTGGTCTCTAGGACGCTCACTGGCAGATTAACGGATAAGATCGGAGCTAAGTATGTGGTTTTAGCGAGTCTGGTGGTCACTTTTGCCGGTACAATTCCTTTTTATTGGATTGATGGCCAAACGCCATATTGGCTGATCGCTTTTGTTCTTTTAATTAGAGGAATCGGTGCTGGCGGTATCTTGATGCCTCTAATGGCTGACTCGTATACAGGTATGGAGGGCCGATTCATTCCGGCCGCTTCGATTGGTTCGCGTACCATTCAAAACATTGGCAGTGCCTTTGGATCGGCGATTGTCACGACCTTAATGACGGCTTACTCGCACACTCAGATAAAACAATTCAAAGTGAATTTAGCGAATGGCCACTTTCAAATGAAACCGTTAAAGATGCACCAATTTATTCTGCAGCACTTGGATTTGATCCAAGCACATTCCTTTCAGTATGCCTTTCTGTGCATTGCGATCGCTGCTTTATTAATTGCTTTGCCATGTATTCTTTTAACCAACAGAATGAAGAGCGACAAATGA
- a CDS encoding helix-turn-helix domain-containing protein gives MDRLSKTNAGQLFHKIRNNRGFSVAQLSSGILSPSTINKFEAGTIQLSFFNLAPLLQKMDYSLDDFYNQVQTSSASASYRKFLDGFESIYQENDLPTLKKASQELCAVYEKDQNFQSLIQAATAISLTKSVDQSYETNPLITQRITEYLLKVNYWGKLEVAIFNNCSFLLTSQMVKTITKELIYSQSVSALALINVADLMYQRQEYQLAKEIVKQVENLRLNQNDLVTRFKFLFMKNLLTLDASTARVRNQQLIDGSLRSLGSNSLASTFEVYMTKHSFPNT, from the coding sequence ATGGATAGATTATCAAAAACAAACGCTGGTCAATTATTTCATAAAATTAGAAACAACCGAGGATTCAGCGTTGCTCAACTATCATCAGGGATTCTTTCTCCGTCAACGATTAACAAATTCGAAGCCGGAACGATTCAGCTCTCTTTTTTTAATTTGGCTCCTTTGTTGCAGAAAATGGATTATAGTCTTGACGATTTTTACAATCAAGTGCAAACAAGCTCTGCATCGGCGTCCTACAGAAAATTTCTCGATGGTTTTGAAAGCATTTATCAGGAAAATGATCTGCCAACTCTTAAAAAAGCGAGTCAAGAATTGTGTGCCGTTTACGAAAAGGATCAGAATTTTCAAAGTTTAATCCAGGCTGCGACAGCAATTTCTTTAACCAAAAGTGTTGACCAAAGTTATGAAACAAATCCACTGATTACTCAAAGAATCACTGAATACCTGTTAAAAGTTAACTATTGGGGGAAATTAGAAGTTGCCATTTTCAACAATTGTTCCTTTTTGCTAACTTCTCAAATGGTTAAAACGATTACTAAAGAATTAATTTATTCGCAAAGCGTATCAGCGCTGGCGCTCATCAATGTTGCTGATTTAATGTACCAGAGACAGGAGTATCAACTGGCTAAAGAAATCGTGAAGCAAGTTGAAAACTTACGCTTGAATCAAAACGATCTAGTTACGCGTTTTAAGTTCCTCTTCATGAAGAATCTCTTAACTTTAGATGCATCGACAGCTCGTGTTAGGAACCAGCAATTAATTGATGGGTCGCTCAGATCTCTGGGTTCAAACAGTTTGGCTTCTACTTTTGAGGTCTATATGACCAAACATTCCTTTCCGAATACTTAG
- a CDS encoding bacteriocin immunity protein: protein MKKDKGLSNEDHILQEINLILTTDIRDDERSLLVDGQHALEKKQYFPRIVSRLQGGLTPLAVSRKMSESVKGLYLELMKFSDKGFGHGMFMVWGNSF, encoded by the coding sequence ATGAAAAAAGATAAGGGTTTGAGTAATGAAGACCACATCCTGCAGGAAATCAATCTGATTTTAACAACCGATATTCGTGATGACGAACGATCACTTTTGGTTGATGGTCAGCATGCCTTGGAAAAGAAACAGTATTTTCCCAGAATTGTCAGTAGGCTGCAAGGTGGCCTGACACCTCTGGCTGTTAGCCGAAAAATGTCAGAGAGCGTCAAGGGACTTTATCTAGAACTGATGAAATTTAGTGATAAAGGCTTTGGTCATGGCATGTTTATGGTTTGGGGAAATTCTTTTTAA
- a CDS encoding MFS transporter: MKSMSMQPVNNNLTKTLIIKFFGTFGSEMLSFAISLYILRRTGSALGMGVSLITGPLISVCLTPFVGYAVDSYSHKKIMVASQLGTIISLLLFAFCFTAFPQAYFLILVVLIALLAITDGFLTTAVQASLAQLFNKDDLQKANSLNQSISSLAEFLAPVLGAVVYTLVTLNVFAYLEVIFETVALIAILVLKFTKIRRPISNQGMQTEGTENHLGSNFMAGLRFLWENKLYLMFSGSSGVINFFFATINVGLPFFLVDRLHLSNTQYGLTESAFAGGMFLGGLVLSRLPLKNQSLKVAYFSLAVFSLIIALIGLPSLLTLPKAAYALVFITINLVLGLLLVFSNTPVEVYMQQHIPEEMQGRVFSMDETLSSVLMPAGTIVFGILFDRLDVFAVFIFGGFMMLLLSCWAFVVINHHRETALISEQK; this comes from the coding sequence ATGAAATCAATGTCTATGCAGCCAGTAAATAACAATCTAACCAAGACTTTGATTATCAAATTTTTTGGTACTTTTGGCAGTGAAATGCTTTCCTTTGCGATTAGCTTGTATATTCTGCGGCGAACAGGCTCGGCCTTAGGCATGGGAGTCAGTTTGATCACGGGGCCGCTAATCAGCGTATGCCTGACGCCCTTTGTCGGTTACGCTGTTGATAGCTATAGCCATAAAAAAATCATGGTGGCATCGCAGCTTGGTACGATTATCTCGCTATTATTGTTTGCTTTTTGTTTCACTGCCTTTCCACAAGCTTATTTCCTGATACTGGTCGTCTTAATTGCCTTGCTAGCGATCACTGATGGTTTTTTGACCACAGCCGTGCAGGCAAGTCTGGCGCAGCTCTTCAATAAAGATGATCTTCAAAAAGCGAATTCACTGAACCAGTCGATTTCGTCACTGGCCGAGTTTTTAGCACCGGTTCTCGGGGCTGTGGTGTACACACTTGTCACACTAAATGTCTTCGCTTATTTAGAAGTGATTTTTGAAACCGTTGCCTTGATCGCAATTCTAGTTCTCAAGTTTACCAAGATTCGTCGTCCGATAAGCAATCAAGGCATGCAGACTGAAGGCACAGAAAACCATCTCGGATCCAATTTTATGGCAGGCCTTAGATTCTTGTGGGAAAACAAATTATATCTGATGTTTTCCGGATCCTCTGGCGTCATCAATTTTTTCTTTGCAACGATCAATGTTGGCCTGCCTTTCTTTTTAGTGGACAGACTACATCTCAGCAACACACAATATGGATTAACAGAATCAGCCTTTGCTGGCGGCATGTTCCTCGGTGGTCTGGTTTTGAGCCGGCTGCCCTTGAAAAACCAATCATTAAAAGTGGCTTACTTCAGTTTGGCTGTCTTTTCCTTAATCATTGCCCTGATTGGCCTGCCATCGCTGTTGACTTTGCCAAAAGCCGCTTATGCTTTAGTGTTTATCACAATTAATCTTGTACTGGGCCTCCTGCTCGTATTTTCAAACACACCGGTTGAAGTCTACATGCAGCAGCATATCCCAGAAGAGATGCAGGGACGCGTCTTCTCCATGGACGAGACGCTCAGCTCAGTGCTGATGCCAGCCGGAACGATTGTCTTCGGGATCTTGTTTGACCGATTAGATGTTTTTGCCGTCTTTATCTTTGGCGGGTTTATGATGCTGCTGCTCTCCTGCTGGGCCTTTGTCGTAATTAATCATCACCGGGAAACGGCCCTAATATCGGAACAGAAATAA
- a CDS encoding ABC transporter ATP-binding protein yields the protein MAKRKSLTKYLGLYFKSLLLFWRADKLDSSILILVIPLKALIPSLLTFFAQEMLNQLSVGRLNYENFLFWGISFFVSLITIPLATNVQGVLTDRLIAFVNTSLMNKTKELQGLANFEDADFYDQVQVINSQSSWRPVNLIVFGTSVISSFITIVSMGVLLATYNPLIALLILVSMIPESLVSYRVQQEAFETMVGASSDARKMQYASQAVLNKDFTKEIRLFNAFDFFIKRYQRIFWQIHHAVNQRRAKKMIIALASMTVSSLISILALLWFVFSIQAGRFRVGALLTLTSAIGYIAENIFSMIEDSSLLYDTLLYMEKYFNFLKSSDTIDKRGTTKVGTVKGISFKHVSFTYPHSPRPALNDVNFDVTKGQKIAIVGENGSGKTTLMKLLLRFYDPNQGHIQLNGQTVQEFDLFSYRSLFSAVFQDYAKFSLTVKENIAISDLDKQDDSQALIDAMKISGFDPNKGVSESSLLDVQLGKEYENGTELSGGEWQKLALARGIFANRQILILDEPTASLDPRSEYSLFQKFVRIGADKTVFFITHRLNSVTIADKVLVLNKGKVVAFDTHENLLKNNDYYRDYYSIQNKALKKEADTK from the coding sequence ATGGCAAAAAGAAAATCTCTAACAAAATATTTGGGCCTGTATTTTAAAAGTCTGCTGCTTTTTTGGCGGGCTGATAAACTCGATAGCAGTATTTTAATTTTAGTCATTCCGTTAAAAGCGCTGATACCGTCACTGCTGACTTTTTTTGCCCAAGAGATGCTCAATCAGCTGAGTGTTGGCCGTTTAAACTATGAAAATTTCTTATTTTGGGGAATTAGTTTTTTTGTCTCTTTGATCACGATTCCGTTGGCAACTAATGTTCAGGGAGTTTTGACAGACCGCTTGATTGCTTTTGTGAATACGAGCCTCATGAACAAGACGAAAGAACTGCAAGGCTTGGCTAACTTTGAAGATGCTGATTTTTACGATCAGGTTCAAGTCATTAATTCGCAAAGTTCTTGGCGGCCGGTTAACTTGATTGTGTTTGGAACCAGCGTGATTAGCAGCTTTATTACGATTGTTTCCATGGGTGTGCTGTTGGCGACTTACAACCCACTGATTGCCTTACTGATCCTGGTCTCAATGATTCCTGAGAGCTTGGTTTCATATCGTGTACAGCAAGAAGCTTTTGAAACAATGGTCGGTGCAAGCAGTGACGCGAGAAAAATGCAGTACGCCAGTCAAGCCGTGCTGAACAAGGACTTTACAAAAGAAATTCGCTTGTTTAATGCTTTTGACTTTTTTATTAAACGCTATCAGAGGATTTTTTGGCAGATTCATCATGCTGTTAACCAAAGAAGAGCCAAGAAAATGATTATTGCTTTAGCTTCCATGACGGTTAGCAGCTTGATCAGTATTTTGGCTCTTTTATGGTTTGTTTTCTCGATTCAGGCTGGCCGTTTTCGCGTGGGTGCCTTATTAACACTTACCAGCGCGATTGGTTATATCGCCGAGAATATTTTTTCAATGATCGAAGACAGCAGCTTGCTGTATGACACTTTGCTCTACATGGAGAAGTATTTTAATTTCCTGAAAAGCAGCGATACGATCGATAAAAGAGGCACAACCAAAGTCGGCACAGTCAAAGGCATCAGTTTCAAACATGTTAGTTTTACTTATCCTCATAGTCCGCGGCCCGCTCTGAACGATGTGAATTTCGATGTGACTAAAGGCCAGAAAATTGCGATTGTCGGCGAAAATGGTTCCGGTAAAACAACTTTGATGAAATTGCTGCTGCGTTTTTATGATCCTAATCAAGGCCATATTCAATTGAATGGCCAGACCGTCCAAGAATTTGATTTATTCAGTTATCGTTCTTTGTTTTCAGCCGTATTTCAAGATTATGCGAAGTTTTCACTGACGGTCAAAGAAAATATTGCCATCTCAGACCTGGACAAACAAGATGACAGTCAGGCTTTAATTGACGCCATGAAAATATCTGGCTTTGATCCAAATAAGGGTGTATCGGAAAGCTCCTTGCTCGATGTGCAGCTGGGTAAAGAATATGAAAATGGCACTGAGCTGTCTGGCGGAGAGTGGCAAAAATTAGCTTTGGCCAGGGGCATTTTTGCCAATCGGCAAATCTTAATTCTCGATGAGCCGACAGCTTCGTTAGACCCGAGAAGCGAATACTCGCTGTTTCAAAAATTTGTCCGTATTGGCGCTGATAAAACTGTGTTCTTTATTACGCATCGCCTGAATTCTGTGACGATCGCTGATAAGGTCTTGGTTCTGAACAAAGGGAAAGTCGTGGCTTTTGATACGCATGAAAATCTTTTAAAAAATAATGATTATTATCGCGATTATTATTCAATTCAAAATAAAGCTTTAAAGAAAGAAGCGGATACTAAATAA
- a CDS encoding D-2-hydroxyacid dehydrogenase, whose product MKIVLLDGYALNHDLDWQQLDQLGELDHYDRTAVNNNEEILQRIGQAEIVLTHKTPLNDRVISQAPRLRYIGIMGTGYDVVDIQSADRNHVAVTNVPTYATDAVAQFTFALLLEVASQVGLHNRLVHEDKWLCVPNFTFWERPLFELQGKTLGLIGYGHIAKKVAELGHAFAMKVIFYNHRPKKDHPSWAGQVDLDELLTRSDVISLHTIQTPDTVNLIDRSSLKKMKKSAILLNTARGKLVNETDLAKALNRGDIYAFATDVVGTEPISADNPLLKAKNCYITPHIAWAPFETRKRLLDITVSNLTNYLAGKPSNLVHFYK is encoded by the coding sequence ATGAAAATAGTCCTTTTAGATGGTTATGCTTTAAATCACGATCTTGATTGGCAGCAACTAGATCAGCTGGGAGAGCTTGACCATTATGATCGAACGGCCGTTAATAATAATGAAGAAATTCTCCAAAGAATCGGTCAAGCAGAGATTGTTCTGACACATAAAACGCCTTTAAACGACCGGGTGATTAGCCAGGCGCCCCGATTGCGCTACATCGGTATTATGGGAACGGGCTATGATGTTGTCGATATTCAGAGTGCTGATCGTAATCATGTTGCCGTGACGAATGTGCCCACTTACGCCACTGATGCGGTGGCGCAATTTACTTTTGCCTTATTGCTTGAAGTGGCGAGCCAAGTAGGCCTGCATAACCGTTTGGTACACGAAGACAAATGGCTGTGCGTCCCTAATTTTACTTTCTGGGAACGGCCTTTATTCGAGCTGCAGGGCAAGACTTTGGGGCTGATCGGTTATGGCCATATTGCAAAAAAAGTTGCCGAACTGGGGCACGCTTTTGCCATGAAAGTCATTTTTTACAATCATCGCCCGAAAAAAGACCACCCATCATGGGCTGGACAGGTGGATTTGGATGAGCTGTTGACAAGGTCCGATGTCATCAGCCTGCATACTATCCAGACCCCGGATACAGTTAATTTAATCGATCGCAGCAGCCTGAAAAAAATGAAAAAGAGCGCGATTTTGTTAAACACAGCACGTGGCAAACTCGTGAACGAAACTGATCTCGCTAAGGCGCTGAATCGGGGAGATATTTATGCTTTTGCTACTGATGTCGTCGGCACTGAACCAATTAGTGCTGATAATCCCTTGCTGAAAGCTAAAAATTGCTACATCACGCCGCATATTGCTTGGGCACCCTTTGAGACCCGAAAGAGGTTGCTGGATATCACTGTTAGTAACTTGACCAATTACTTGGCTGGCAAGCCAAGTAATCTTGTGCATTTTTATAAGTAA
- a CDS encoding Rgg/GadR/MutR family transcriptional regulator, with protein MYEEDFKKAGKLFREIRKGNHISGQELAQGIISYSSLNKFEVGKNHLTFLDLARLLKRMNVDLDSFYEQVSSTKEIDLSLRGRYGQFLREVRRDYEANDLSTIETNAKQLQEDFGHDGNVLNLIELTTLAALIKESEGRFHLKETIVEQLEDHFMQLQNWDAFNLSVFNNTAPLASTKMIEVVAKELVYKDQVGPLHSNILTTLTNIVDLLFRKNQQKEAKAMLAKVKHLLGKDEPLLLVRFKVQFLENLFELDIEKGRDKNRILIQQLRDLGADRLASSYEDYLQKYLSSNK; from the coding sequence ATGTACGAGGAAGATTTTAAAAAAGCCGGCAAGCTGTTCAGAGAAATTAGAAAAGGCAATCACATTTCAGGACAGGAACTAGCTCAAGGAATCATCTCTTATTCCTCGTTAAACAAATTTGAAGTGGGCAAAAATCATCTTACCTTTTTGGATTTAGCCCGGCTCTTAAAAAGGATGAATGTAGATTTAGATTCCTTTTACGAACAAGTTTCTTCGACAAAGGAAATTGATTTAAGTCTCAGGGGTCGGTATGGGCAATTTCTAAGAGAAGTCAGACGTGATTACGAGGCTAACGATTTAAGTACGATAGAAACTAACGCCAAGCAGTTGCAAGAAGATTTTGGACACGATGGTAATGTGCTCAATCTGATCGAATTAACAACGCTTGCTGCATTAATTAAAGAATCAGAAGGGCGGTTCCATCTTAAAGAGACAATCGTTGAGCAATTAGAAGACCATTTTATGCAGCTTCAAAATTGGGATGCCTTCAATTTATCAGTTTTTAATAATACAGCACCCCTGGCTTCCACTAAAATGATAGAAGTGGTCGCAAAAGAACTCGTTTATAAGGATCAGGTAGGCCCTTTACATAGCAATATTTTGACTACTTTGACTAATATTGTTGACCTTTTATTCAGAAAAAACCAACAAAAAGAGGCGAAAGCAATGCTCGCTAAGGTCAAACACCTATTAGGTAAAGATGAGCCTCTGCTGCTTGTACGTTTCAAAGTCCAATTTCTAGAAAACTTATTTGAGCTAGACATCGAAAAAGGTCGTGACAAGAATCGCATTTTGATCCAACAGCTTCGTGACTTAGGCGCTGATCGCCTAGCTTCTTCCTATGAAGATTATCTTCAAAAATACTTAAGCTCTAACAAATGA
- a CDS encoding glycerophosphodiester phosphodiesterase, with product MPFRQAHKRKIPGSMDMTIIVILVFLLVFNWLANFLFQFANQLMPQIDHILSWPLSNWLNLFLGLACYILIWLAFVWSIQLFFFYFLAIKHRNTRWSGMRLRYFHPGLHMMCLWLLLAALPLANIGYKLPLATLIKLPDFIIQPFAGNIFLIAAILLGLICFWLFTIKFLQVIPAVMSGQSFFQALRYSWKEMPTKKILHLCLILFINVIVLSVITGIVFAVQTLVDHLVFLSARLFANSLMILFTAILYAATYELLKNIFKQSFPVENHFLYQKRRPRISFQQAAAAVLATVAVGAASCLLADNFFPRLDRIPLVISHKGSNGNNGVPNSLQSLVSTVRVKPDYIELDVHYTKDHQFVVVHDDNLKTLTGHKLQAEHVTLKRLKRLTMTYRGHKAKMVSLREYMNRAQDHQQKLLVEIKTPPMVQQSSTLTKTFLRQYGSALLRHGDLLHSLNQNVMRQIHTKQPRLKVGFIVSYNTESLPGGDNNFYTTEYSTLNNMLVKKIHRQHKRIFAWTANDRQAMQWLSVMNVDSIITDYPQRLKSILAAPRRLSYNQALLRYMLTIRQVY from the coding sequence ATGCCTTTTAGACAAGCACACAAAAGAAAAATACCTGGCAGCATGGACATGACGATCATCGTTATTTTAGTTTTTCTGCTGGTTTTTAATTGGTTGGCAAATTTTCTGTTCCAATTCGCTAATCAATTGATGCCACAGATAGACCATATTTTGAGTTGGCCTTTAAGCAACTGGCTTAATTTATTTTTAGGCTTAGCTTGCTATATCCTCATCTGGCTGGCTTTTGTTTGGTCAATCCAATTGTTCTTTTTTTATTTTCTTGCCATTAAGCATCGCAATACCCGCTGGTCTGGCATGCGGCTGCGATATTTTCATCCAGGCCTGCACATGATGTGCTTGTGGCTATTGTTAGCTGCCTTACCCTTAGCAAACATTGGTTATAAATTGCCTTTGGCAACTTTGATTAAACTGCCTGATTTTATCATTCAGCCATTTGCTGGCAACATTTTTCTGATAGCTGCTATTTTATTAGGTCTGATATGTTTTTGGCTATTCACGATCAAATTTCTTCAGGTCATTCCGGCTGTGATGTCGGGCCAGTCTTTCTTTCAAGCTCTCCGATATAGCTGGAAAGAGATGCCGACTAAAAAAATCCTTCATTTGTGTTTGATATTATTTATCAATGTCATCGTGCTGTCTGTCATAACAGGAATTGTGTTTGCCGTCCAGACTCTCGTTGATCACTTGGTATTTTTATCGGCCCGCCTGTTTGCTAATAGCCTGATGATTTTATTCACAGCTATTTTATATGCTGCGACTTATGAATTGCTGAAAAATATTTTTAAACAATCTTTTCCTGTCGAAAATCATTTTCTTTATCAGAAACGCCGCCCTCGTATTTCTTTTCAGCAAGCCGCTGCAGCTGTCTTGGCTACGGTCGCTGTTGGCGCGGCTTCTTGTCTATTAGCTGATAATTTCTTTCCCCGACTGGACAGAATACCTCTTGTAATCTCACATAAAGGTTCCAATGGCAATAACGGTGTGCCAAACAGCCTGCAAAGCCTCGTATCAACGGTGCGTGTTAAGCCTGACTACATCGAATTAGATGTTCACTATACAAAGGATCACCAATTTGTTGTAGTGCACGATGATAACCTGAAGACTTTGACTGGCCACAAATTGCAAGCTGAGCATGTGACTTTAAAGCGATTGAAGAGGCTTACGATGACCTACCGTGGTCATAAAGCGAAAATGGTTTCTTTGCGCGAATACATGAATCGCGCCCAAGACCATCAGCAAAAATTACTCGTCGAGATTAAAACACCACCCATGGTGCAACAGTCTTCGACCTTGACAAAAACTTTCTTGCGTCAGTATGGCAGTGCTTTGCTTCGACATGGTGATTTATTGCATTCTTTGAACCAGAATGTGATGCGTCAGATCCACACGAAGCAGCCACGCTTAAAAGTTGGCTTTATTGTTTCTTATAATACGGAGTCTTTGCCAGGAGGAGACAACAATTTTTATACGACCGAGTACAGTACTTTGAATAATATGCTCGTGAAAAAGATTCACAGACAGCATAAACGTATTTTTGCTTGGACGGCCAATGATCGACAAGCTATGCAGTGGCTCAGTGTCATGAATGTGGACAGCATTATTACGGATTATCCACAAAGACTGAAAAGCATTCTAGCGGCCCCCAGGCGTCTATCATACAATCAAGCCTTGTTGCGTTATATGCTGACTATTCGCCAAGTGTATTAA